GCGTTCGATCTCGTCGGGGGAGTAGTCGGTGAGGGCGGAGCCTTCCTTGATGCGACCGTGCCGCTTGCTGCTTCCGGCCACGAAGGCGAGGGCGTCGACCAGGCTGGTCTTGCCGCTGCCTCCGTGGCCGACTACGGCCACGTTCCGGATATGTGTGCTCGGATATTCCTTCATACCAACCCTTCGACCAAAAGGGGAGCCTAAGCTATCGCCGGCAAGAGTGGGGAGGCAAGCCGGTGCGCAGGACAGTTGTGAGACGCCGAGTTGCGAGTGGTTACGAGATGAGACTCTCGAGAGGGCAACTGAGTTGCCAGCACCTGCAGGGAGCAGCCGCTCACCACTCCCGTCTCGTAACCACTCCCCTCTCGGCGTCTCGCAACTGTCCTGCTATCGGTACCCTGCCGCCTGCAGTCTGAAGAGTTCCGCGTACGTCCCGCCCCGCGTCACCAGCTCCTCGTGCGTTCCCTGCTCCAGCAGCTCGCCCCGGCCCAGCACCAGGATCCGGTCCGCCATCCGCACGGTCGAAAACCGGTGCGAGATCAGGATCGCGGCCTTGCCCTTCGTGAGCTCGGCGAAGCGCACGAACACCTCGTATTCGGCGCGCGCGTCGAGCGCGGCCGTGGGCTCGTCGAGGATCAGCACCTGCGCCTCCCGCAGATAGGCCCGCGCCAGGGCGACCTTCTGCCACTCGCCGCCCGAGAGCTCGATCCCCTCCTCGAACCGCCGGCCCAGCATCTGCTCGTAGCGCCGCTCGAAGCGCTGCGCGACCTTGGACGCCTGGCTGCGCTCCGCGGCGGCCTGGATGCGCTCGGTGTCCTCGACCGCGCCGATCTCGCCGACGCCGATGTTCTCCCGCAGCACGAACGCGTAGCGGACGAAGTCCTGGAAGATCACGCCGATGTTCCGGTGCAGGCTGCCCACGTCGTAGTCCCTGAGGTCCACGCCGTCGAGCAGGATCACGCCCTCGTCCGGGTCGTACAGGCGCGCCACCAGCTTGGTGAGCGTCGTCTTGCCGGCGCCGTTCTCGCCCACCAGCGCCAGGCGCTCCCCGGCGGGGAGCCAGAAGCTCAGGTGCCGCACCGCCCAGGTCTCGCTTCCCGGATAGCGGAAGCCGACGTCGCGGAACTCGAAGCCGACGCGAATCGGTCGGGGCACGTTCCGGGCCCCTTCGCGGGAGACGATGGACGGCTTCATCTCGAAGAAGGTGAACAGATCGGCCAGGTACAGGCTCTGCTCGTAGATCTGCGACGTCGAGAGCAGGATGCGCTGGATCAGATCGCGGCTCTGCTGGAACGAGCCGGCGAGGAAGGTGAGCACGCCGATGGTGAACGACCCGGCCGGCGACCGGTATCCGATCACCGTCAGGTAGATGATGATCCCGTACGCCCCGTAGTACCCCACCGTCCCGATGGCGGTGAGCAGCGTGCTCACGGCGCTGTGCCGGATCGAGAGCGTCCGGTTGGCCTCGTAGAAGGCGTCCGACAGCCTCGCGTAGCGGTCGGTCAGCCACCGAGACAGGCCGAACAGCTTGATCTCCTTGGCGGTCTCGTCGCTCGCCGCGGTGTAGCGGAGGTAGTCGAGCTGGCGTCGCTCCGGCGTCCAGCGGAACAGCAGCGAATAGCCCAGGGCGGCGAAATGCGTCTCGCCGAGGAACGACGGCACCACGGCCGCCGCGAGGAGCAGCAGGAGCCACGGCACGTAGAACACCAGCGTGGCCGCGAGGCTCGCCAGCGTGATCAGGTCCTGCACCGACGACAGCAGCAGGGCGATCAGCCCGATGCGGCCGACGGTCTGCCGCCGCGCCCGCTCCAGGTGGTCGTAGAACTCCGGGTCTTCGAAGTGCCGGAGGTCGAGCGTGGCCGCGTGCTCCATCAGCCGCACGCTGATGCGGTTGCTGAACAGGTCTCCCAGCAGGCTCTCGACCAGCGTGCCGGCCCGGGCGAGCGCGTCCCCGACGATCGCGATCGCCAACCCGGTGACGACCAGCCGGGCCAGCGCCTCCCAGGGCACCGCCAGTCCCGCGGCGTGGCCGCGCATCGCCGTTACCACGCCGTCGATGATGAGCTTCCCGATCCACAGCACCGCGAGCGGGACGAACGCCCGCAGGATCCGCAGCGCCACGATCGCCACCGTGTAGCCGCGGTGCGTCGCCCACACCATCGCGAGCAGCGGCCGCACGTGCCGCAGGGCCTCGAGCCGCTGCCGCCAGGTCGGTCGCTCCCCGGGAGCCCGCGGGTCGCGCCGGCGGCGCGGGATCTGGAGCACGGGAGGCTGGCTGGTCATGGGAGCGGAGGGTTAACCGCTTCCCGCGCGAACCGTCAACTCCCGCTCGGGTCCCGCAGAGGTGCCGTCCGGGAGTGCTGGCGTAGCGCGGCGGCGCGGCGCGCCGCATTATCTGCCGCATGAACTGGCAGTTCGAGCTGGCCGTGGTGACCGGGGCCTCGCGCGGCATCGGCAAGGCCCTCGCGCAGGGCCTGGCGGACCGGGGCGCGGCGGTGGCGGTCTGCGCCCGCGACGCGATCGCGATCGAGCGCTTCGCGTCCGACCTCCGCGCCGGAGGGGGGAAGGCGTTCGGAGCGCCGTGCGACGTCCGCGACGAAGCCGAGGTCGCCGCCTTCGCGGCCCGGGTCCAGCGCGAGATGGGCTCGCCCACCATCGTCGTCAACAACGCCGGCATCGCCCGCTTCGCGCCGGTGACGGAGCTGTCGGTCGAGCAGTGGGACGAGGTGCTCGCCACCAACCTGCGCGGGATGTTCCTGGTCACGCGGGCGTTCCTGCCGGCGATGCTCGCCCACGGCCACGGGGCGATCGTCAACGTGGCCTCGCTCGCCGGCCGGAACGGCTTCGCCAGCGGTGCCGCCTACTGCGCCTCCAAGCACGGCGTGCTCGGCTTCTCGAAGTCGCTGATGATGGAGGTGCGGAAGCGCGACATCCGCGTGATCGCCGTGTGCCCCGGCTCGGTCAGCACGGCGTTCTTCGACGGCCATACGCCGTTCCAGCCCGACCGCGAGAAGATCCTGCGGGCCGAGGACGTGGCGACGGTCGTCCTCGAGACGCTCGCGCTGGACGAGCGCGCCACCGTCTCGGAGCTGGACATCCGGCCGACCAATCCCTGAGTCGCCAGGCGCCGTGGGCCGGCGCCACCCTCACGGCTCTCCCGCGGCCGTCTTCTCGTGGCGGCTGAAGAAGTTCCAGATCGCGAAGCTCGCGTCGAAGTCCCGGCAGACGGGGCCGACGATCAGCCGCGGCAGATACTGCGGCCCGCCGGGCCAGGTGTGGCCGCCGCCCTCCAGCCGGTAGAGCCACACCTCCGTCCGCTCGCGCCCGCCGCTCCATCGTTGCCAGCTCACCCGGCAGCCGTCGCGCGGATCGCTGTCCGGCAGGGTGCCCCTGGCGGGCTCGGCCCGAATGCCGTCGGCCTCCACCCAGGCGCGCGCCGTCGCCTCCGCGCCGAGCTCGCTGCCCAGCCGCCCGCCGGCAATCGGGCCGCCCTCGTAGGGCACGAGCGGATCGGCGGTACCCTGCATGACGAGCACCGAAACCGGCGCCGCCGGGGCGAAGCGGGGCGCGAACGGGGCCGCGAGCCCCCCGGCGACGGAGGCCACCGCCGCGAGCCGCCCGGCCGCCCGCGCCGCCAGGTAGTGCGTGAACGAGGCGCCGTTCGACAGGCCGGTCGCGAAGACGCGCCGCGGATCGATGCGCAGCTCCGCCGTCAGCGCGTCGATCAGGGTCGTGACGAACCCCACGTCGTCCACGTTCTGGCGCTGGGCGGGCGACGCGGCGACGGCCCGGCCGTCGTTCCAGCTGCGGCCGATGCCGTCCGGGTAGGCGACCACGAAGTGGGCGCGGTCGGCGAGCTCGCTGAAGCCCGTGAGCCGCTCCATCCCCGCGCCGTCGCCGCCCCGTCCGTGGAAGACGAGGACCAGCGCCGCTCTGCCGTCGCGCTCGAGCTGCGGAGGAACGTGCAGCCGGTAGCTGCGGACCAGGGCACCGACCCGCAGCGTGCGCGCGACCGATTGCGCCCGTGCCGGCGCCGGCGCCGCGTGAAGCGCGAGGCCGGCGGCCAGGGCCGCCGCGGCGCGGCCGACCTTCAGCGCGGCACGCCCACGGACACCGCCACGCCGTACGCGACCAGCGTCGTGGGACTCCTGGTGGGCTTCAGGTACACGCCGGAGATGTAGCCGACGGGGAGGTTGCCCTCCCTCACCCAACGCGTGGGCCCGGTGCCCAGGTAGCGCGCCGAGAGGTCGAGCCACACGGGCGTCCGCCCGCCGCGCAGCTCCAGGCCGAGGCTGCCGCCGCCGGCGTATGCCAGGGTGAGGTCGCCGAACGTGGTCGCTCCGCTGAAGCGATCGGGCGTCGCGATCCCGGTCACGGCGCCGGTGTTGGTCGAGGTGGCGAGCCCCACCCCCGCGGTCGCCGCGAGTCGCACGGGCCCGACCGGCACACCGAGCTCGGGACCAGCGACCGCCGTGAAGATCTGGCTGCCAGTGGTGATGTCGACCGGCTGCAGGCCGCGATACGGCCGGCTGGCGGTCGTCGGCGCGAACCGGAGGAAGTCGGCGTCGATCCTGAGCCGTGCGGTCCGCGCGGCCGGCCCGAACGCCACGAAGCCGCTGACGCCCGCGGCGCCCGCCACGTACCGCTCCAGCGAACCGGTCGCCCGGGCGTACAGGGGACCGGCGCCGACGAGCAGGCGGCCCTCCTGGGCCGCGGCCGGGCCCGCGAGCAGCGCGGCGGCGGCGGGGACGAGGACGGACCGGCGGACAACGAGGCACATCGTCACGGCTCACCTCCGACGATCATTGGGTGTGGCCGGAAGGTGAAACGGCGAGGTTGCGGCGGCGGGCCAGACGGGTGACGCCGCGATGACGGTCGGGTTACGAGTCGGGCCGAGAGGCGCCGGGCGGATTCGAACCGCCGTATAGAGGTTTTGCAGACCTCTGCCTTACCACTTGGCTACGGCGCCTGGGCGGTGGAAGTTCGCCGCCCCGGGAGCGTTTCTCAACCCGATCGGCGAGCCGCCCGCCGGCACAGGCCCTAGGCCCGGAACTCCTTCGGCACGAGGAGCGTCTCGATCCCCTCGTACACCGCGATGAGGTGTCGAACGTTGGACACGAAGTCGATCTTCGACACGTCGATCACCAGCACCGGGCCGGCGTACCAGCCGCTCGCCCGGAGGTTCGCGACCAGCGCCTCGTAGCGCGGGTTCAGCGCCCGCACCAGCCGCATCAGGCCTTCGGGGATCTGGTCGGCGTGGGTCTTCTCCTCGTCGCGCCGCCGCTCCCGGATGTTGCGCAGCAGGGACTCGACCGGGCTCTGGAGCAGAATGACGAGCCCGGGCCGAACCAGCGGCCGGAACTCGTTCTCGAGTCGCGCGTCGATCACGGCCAGGGAGTCCGCCGTGAGGTAGGGCACGTCCATGTCGCGGTGCAGCACCTCGCAGAACGCGTAGCGGTCGGCCAGCGGCGAGCCGTCGATGCAGGTCGAGGCCTGCAGGTGCGGCACCGCCTCCAGCTGCATCTTGCGGAGGTCGAGGTACGCGTGCTGGATGTCCAGCGCCGCGTTCTCCAGGTTGCGCTTCGCCGCCTGCCAGCCGGGGCTCGTCGCGCTCTCCCGCGCCTGGCAGTCGATGAACTCGTTGATGGCGCCGTAGTAGCGCCCCAGCGTCCGCTTGGCCGAGTTCTTCGCCGTCGCCAGCAGGGGAAACAGCGACGGGTTCTGCGCGACGTGGTCCTCGTACCCCTCGTCGGGCAGCTCGAACAGCGCGTTCATCCCGGTGCTGTATGCGAGCAGCTTGACCAGGCTGCTCTTGCCGGCTCCGATGTTCCCCACGCAAGCCACCAGGGTCTGGTGCCGCGCCAGGTAGGTGAGCAGCCGCCGCTCGACGTTGGTGAGCCGGTTTGCGATCTGGTGCCGGGGAATCGCCTGGGGCTCGCGAACCTCCAGCACCGACCCCGTCCGGGTCACGCGCTCTGCTTCCGCGCTTCGATCATCCGCCGCACCTTCTCGCGGATCGTCCCGGCCGCCACGTGCACGTAGCCCTGGTGCTCGTGCATGTCGATCTCCGCCGGCAGGATCACCATGTCCGAATCCGGCGGCACGATCGCGAACTCCTGGTACTTGCGCAGCGTCGCCCGCCAGTTGGCCACCAGGCGCTCGTAGGCCTCGTGAATCTGGCACAGGTACTCGCCGGTGATGGTGCGGGCGTAGGCGTCGCCCGCCTCCGCCCGCGCCTGGCGCCGAGTCTCGAGCAGGCCCGGCTCGGTGCGCAGGTACACCGTGAGGTCGGGGAGCCGGATCCGCTCGTTCTGCAGCGTCTGGTACAGCAGGGTGAAGTAGAGCTTCGCGTGGGCGGCCGGCATCTCCCCCGACTCGATCATCCGCTTCACGAACACCTCGGGTCCGTCGAGGAACGGCCGGTCCTCGAGAATCAGCACGCCGCTCTTCGACTCCCGGGTCATCAGGTGGCGAATCTCGCGCTGCTGGAGCACCCGCATATGCAGGAAGGCGGTCTCGGTCGGAAAGATGTTCGCGACGCGATCCTGGTAGAACAGCGCCAGGCACTGGTCGGTGAGCGAGCCCTTCTCCACCCGCTCGGAGAACGCGTGCGTCTCCGCCGTGCCGAGCAGGCCCTCCAGCTCCGAGCGATACGGCTCGGCCGCCAGGGCGTTCATCAGCGTCGTCTTGCCGGAGAACAGATTGCCCATAATGCCGATGTGGAAGTTGCCGCTCGCCATGTCAGCGCTCTCCCTGCGGGACGACCGGCCCGGCGGCGCGCGCCGGGCGGCCTGCGCCAGGGGGCGCGGGGCGTCCGGCCGATTCGCGGACCGGGGCGGCACGAAGTTAGCGCGCCCGATGCCCGGACGCACGCCGAGCTCGACCGCGCGGCCCGCCGGGCGAGCCCGGGCTACTCCAGCTTCGCGTCCAGCTCGAAGGTCACGTTGCCCTTGAGGGCGTTGGAGACCGGGCAACCGTCCTTGGCCGCCTCGGCCGCCGCAACGAAGGCCGCCTGATCCATGCCCGGCACCTTGCCCCGCACCACGAGCTTCATCCTCGTGATCCGGAATGCGTCCCCCACCTTCTCGACCGTGCACGCCGCTTCGGTCGTCAGCCGCGTCGCCGTCTTGCCGGCGCGCTCCAGCCCGCCGGAGAGCGCCATGCTGAGGCAGGCCGCGTGGGCGGCGGCGATCAGCTCCTCCGGATTCGAGCCGGGGGCCTGCTCGAAGCGGGAACCGAACCCGTAGTTGCCGCCGATCAGGCCGCTGTCGGTCTTGAAGCTTCCCTTGCCGGCCCTGAGCCCGCCTTCCCAGACTGCCGATGCCTTGCGCGTGGGCATGTGAGTCTCCGTACCAGATCAGTGGTGAGAGGTTGTCCGAACGAGTGCTGACAAGTGATACACCGGAGCCCCTCCTGGCGGGAGCGGGGGTCACCCGGTAGCCTTGACGCTCGGATCCCACACGACGGGGGCCACCCATGCCGACCAAGAAGAAGGGTGCACGCAAGCCG
This region of Gemmatimonadales bacterium genomic DNA includes:
- a CDS encoding ABC transporter ATP-binding protein, translated to MTSQPPVLQIPRRRRDPRAPGERPTWRQRLEALRHVRPLLAMVWATHRGYTVAIVALRILRAFVPLAVLWIGKLIIDGVVTAMRGHAAGLAVPWEALARLVVTGLAIAIVGDALARAGTLVESLLGDLFSNRISVRLMEHAATLDLRHFEDPEFYDHLERARRQTVGRIGLIALLLSSVQDLITLASLAATLVFYVPWLLLLLAAAVVPSFLGETHFAALGYSLLFRWTPERRQLDYLRYTAASDETAKEIKLFGLSRWLTDRYARLSDAFYEANRTLSIRHSAVSTLLTAIGTVGYYGAYGIIIYLTVIGYRSPAGSFTIGVLTFLAGSFQQSRDLIQRILLSTSQIYEQSLYLADLFTFFEMKPSIVSREGARNVPRPIRVGFEFRDVGFRYPGSETWAVRHLSFWLPAGERLALVGENGAGKTTLTKLVARLYDPDEGVILLDGVDLRDYDVGSLHRNIGVIFQDFVRYAFVLRENIGVGEIGAVEDTERIQAAAERSQASKVAQRFERRYEQMLGRRFEEGIELSGGEWQKVALARAYLREAQVLILDEPTAALDARAEYEVFVRFAELTKGKAAILISHRFSTVRMADRILVLGRGELLEQGTHEELVTRGGTYAELFRLQAAGYR
- a CDS encoding SDR family NAD(P)-dependent oxidoreductase → MNWQFELAVVTGASRGIGKALAQGLADRGAAVAVCARDAIAIERFASDLRAGGGKAFGAPCDVRDEAEVAAFAARVQREMGSPTIVVNNAGIARFAPVTELSVEQWDEVLATNLRGMFLVTRAFLPAMLAHGHGAIVNVASLAGRNGFASGAAYCASKHGVLGFSKSLMMEVRKRDIRVIAVCPGSVSTAFFDGHTPFQPDREKILRAEDVATVVLETLALDERATVSELDIRPTNP
- a CDS encoding PHB depolymerase family esterase gives rise to the protein MKVGRAAAALAAGLALHAAPAPARAQSVARTLRVGALVRSYRLHVPPQLERDGRAALVLVFHGRGGDGAGMERLTGFSELADRAHFVVAYPDGIGRSWNDGRAVAASPAQRQNVDDVGFVTTLIDALTAELRIDPRRVFATGLSNGASFTHYLAARAAGRLAAVASVAGGLAAPFAPRFAPAAPVSVLVMQGTADPLVPYEGGPIAGGRLGSELGAEATARAWVEADGIRAEPARGTLPDSDPRDGCRVSWQRWSGGRERTEVWLYRLEGGGHTWPGGPQYLPRLIVGPVCRDFDASFAIWNFFSRHEKTAAGEP
- a CDS encoding deoxynucleoside kinase, whose product is MTRTGSVLEVREPQAIPRHQIANRLTNVERRLLTYLARHQTLVACVGNIGAGKSSLVKLLAYSTGMNALFELPDEGYEDHVAQNPSLFPLLATAKNSAKRTLGRYYGAINEFIDCQARESATSPGWQAAKRNLENAALDIQHAYLDLRKMQLEAVPHLQASTCIDGSPLADRYAFCEVLHRDMDVPYLTADSLAVIDARLENEFRPLVRPGLVILLQSPVESLLRNIRERRRDEEKTHADQIPEGLMRLVRALNPRYEALVANLRASGWYAGPVLVIDVSKIDFVSNVRHLIAVYEGIETLLVPKEFRA
- a CDS encoding deoxynucleoside kinase; the protein is MASGNFHIGIMGNLFSGKTTLMNALAAEPYRSELEGLLGTAETHAFSERVEKGSLTDQCLALFYQDRVANIFPTETAFLHMRVLQQREIRHLMTRESKSGVLILEDRPFLDGPEVFVKRMIESGEMPAAHAKLYFTLLYQTLQNERIRLPDLTVYLRTEPGLLETRRQARAEAGDAYARTITGEYLCQIHEAYERLVANWRATLRKYQEFAIVPPDSDMVILPAEIDMHEHQGYVHVAAGTIREKVRRMIEARKQSA
- a CDS encoding OsmC family peroxiredoxin, with the protein product MPTRKASAVWEGGLRAGKGSFKTDSGLIGGNYGFGSRFEQAPGSNPEELIAAAHAACLSMALSGGLERAGKTATRLTTEAACTVEKVGDAFRITRMKLVVRGKVPGMDQAAFVAAAEAAKDGCPVSNALKGNVTFELDAKLE